In Humulus lupulus chromosome 7, drHumLupu1.1, whole genome shotgun sequence, the following are encoded in one genomic region:
- the LOC133790735 gene encoding auxin-responsive protein IAA3-like, with translation MGMFERGDDELNLNLEATELRLGLPGCDSTTTTTTNQESEKNTSTTTKGNNKRCLTTDEPSKSSSETQTFGQENPSPTKTQVVGWPPVRSFRKNCLQSMKKADEAGIYVKVSMDGAPYLRKMDLMLYKGYQELLKALEDMFKFKVGDYNESEGYNGSEFVPTYEDKDGDWMLVGDVPWEMFSSSCKRLRIMKGSEARGLGCSV, from the exons ATGGGTATGTTTGAAAGAGGAGATGATGAGCTGAACCTCAACCTTGAAGCTACAGAGCTTAGGTTAGGCTTACCAGGTTGTgatagtactactactactactactaatcaAGAGTCTGAGAAGAACACAAGTACTACTACGAAAGGCAATAACAAGAGATGTTTGACTACTGATGAACCATCCAAATCTAGCTCAGAAACACAAACTTTTGGCCAAGAAAACCCTTCACCCACCAA AACACAAGTAGTGGGATGGCCTCCGGTGAGATCTTTCCGCAAAAACTGCTTACAATCAATGAAGAAAGCAGACGAGGCTGGAATATACGTGAAAGTCAGCATGGATGGAGCTCCATACCTAAGAAAAATGGATTTGATGCTCTACAAAGGGTACCAAGAGCTCCTCAAAGCCTTGGAAGACATGTTTAAGTTCAAAGTTGGTGACTACAACGAGAGTGAGGGCTACAATGGCTCTGAATTCGTCCCCACTTATGAAGACAAAGATGGAGATTGGATGTTGGTTGGAGATGTTCCTTGGGA AATGTTTTCTTCTTCGTGCAAAAGGCTGAGAATCATGAAAGGGTCAGAAGCTAGAGGCTTGGGTTGTTCTGTTTAA